A section of the Chloroflexota bacterium genome encodes:
- a CDS encoding ATP-binding cassette domain-containing protein produces the protein METTEQAGLFHKSKVKQVARGDRPYAHLVVESSHNLVKDVHALPDTPIIDVQHLCKYYQTHQKEPGLIGSLRSFISRKYEDVKAVDDLSFRIEAGEVVGFLGPNGAGKTTTLKVLSGLLYPTRGTVSVLGYTPYDRKPAYLRQFTLVMGQKQQLLWDLPAIETFLVNQAIYEIPDAQFKAMLGELTALLDLEPLLKKQVRKLSLGERMKCELAAALLHRPRVLFLDEPTIGLDVTMQTNIRQFVAQYNQRWNATVILTSHYMADVTALCKRVIVINEGKLIYDGGLRALAEKIAPYKLVRVDFAELPAGHDLSAYGEVRRQEGLNAELLVPREQTSIITARMLAELPIADLTIEEPAIEEVIGRVFAGEGQADAA, from the coding sequence GGTCAAACAAGTCGCCCGGGGCGACCGACCCTACGCACACCTTGTGGTAGAATCCTCTCACAATCTCGTGAAGGATGTGCATGCATTGCCAGACACACCGATCATCGACGTACAGCACCTCTGCAAATACTACCAGACGCACCAGAAAGAGCCCGGCCTGATCGGCTCGCTGCGCTCATTCATCAGCCGCAAGTACGAGGACGTCAAGGCGGTGGACGACCTGAGCTTCCGCATCGAAGCGGGCGAGGTCGTCGGCTTCCTCGGGCCGAACGGCGCCGGCAAGACGACCACGCTCAAGGTGCTGTCGGGCCTGCTGTATCCGACCCGCGGCACGGTCAGTGTGCTGGGCTATACGCCGTACGACCGCAAACCGGCCTACCTACGCCAGTTCACGCTCGTGATGGGTCAGAAGCAGCAACTGCTGTGGGATCTGCCGGCCATCGAGACGTTCCTCGTCAACCAAGCGATCTATGAGATTCCGGACGCGCAATTCAAGGCGATGCTTGGCGAACTGACGGCACTGCTTGACCTCGAACCATTATTAAAGAAACAGGTGCGCAAGCTCTCGCTCGGCGAGCGCATGAAGTGCGAGCTCGCGGCCGCGCTCCTGCACCGCCCGCGTGTGCTCTTCCTCGACGAGCCGACGATCGGCCTCGACGTGACGATGCAGACGAACATCCGGCAGTTCGTCGCGCAGTACAACCAGCGCTGGAACGCCACGGTGATCCTGACATCGCACTACATGGCCGATGTGACGGCGCTCTGCAAGCGCGTGATCGTCATCAACGAGGGCAAGTTGATCTACGACGGCGGGCTGCGCGCGCTGGCCGAGAAGATCGCGCCGTACAAGCTGGTGCGCGTGGACTTCGCGGAACTGCCCGCCGGGCACGACCTGTCAGCATACGGCGAGGTGCGCCGCCAGGAGGGGCTGAACGCCGAACTGCTGGTACCGCGCGAGCAAACATCGATTATCACAGCGCGCATGCTGGCCGAGCTGCCGATCGCCGACCTGACGATCGAGGAGCCGGCGATTGAGGAAGTGATCGGTCGCGTCTTCGCCGGCGAGGGACAGGCCGATGCGGCGTAA